A portion of the Sulfuricurvum kujiense DSM 16994 genome contains these proteins:
- a CDS encoding diguanylate cyclase encodes MNLKLRAQLIIAFIVIVTSAALTFYHISQERRYIKERTERSSENIKLAFDTIVADTEQLYRFRTRVTMETEGVMDAMKRRDSDALYRAVLPRYNALHEENHHLIIMQFHAPDGRSILRVHLKEKFGDDIAAKRPMLREIHSEHKMVTGFEGGLGGIAFRVIMPIFDHGEYIGALEYGVDSGYFVDRIKHLTGSDSMVLIHKDWFGAADKKKYTDGIGQYYFSNVLNERKELISRYAFKNPSLEPRHIDLEGNSYEINPLFLKDAKNRNLGMIIAIDDVTGVSQNTADTIIDSLTVTAIMLIVLWGLIEYTFGGLIKKVNLQERYIKTILDSQKNIVVVTDGKALIFANQAFYDYFGYHSLDKFRDDHSCICDFFESGESDEYLQPKIDGLLWTDYLIQYDMKEQKVKMTVGEKTSIFTVHAKRMEYAGEIRHVVVFTDITKLNQLATQDVLTQVANRFQFDNVLEHSISLAQRYGRTLSILLIDIDFFKEVNDTYGHLIGDDVLKKLAHTLNEGIRKSDVIARWGGEEFVILLPDSELSSALKLAETLRAKVAETDFEPVVKITCSIGVARWNEGENSDQLLKRVDEKLYTAKENGRNRVVS; translated from the coding sequence ATGAATTTAAAATTACGTGCTCAGTTGATAATCGCATTCATTGTTATCGTAACTTCAGCGGCGTTAACCTTCTACCATATTTCGCAGGAAAGACGTTATATCAAAGAACGAACCGAACGTTCGTCTGAGAATATCAAATTGGCTTTTGATACTATTGTCGCAGATACCGAACAGCTCTACCGTTTTCGGACACGTGTGACCATGGAGACAGAAGGTGTCATGGACGCGATGAAGAGACGTGACAGCGATGCACTGTATCGCGCCGTTCTCCCCCGTTACAATGCTTTGCACGAAGAGAATCATCATCTTATAATCATGCAATTTCATGCTCCGGATGGGCGTTCCATTTTACGCGTCCATCTTAAAGAAAAATTCGGTGACGATATTGCCGCAAAGCGGCCGATGCTTCGTGAAATACACAGCGAACATAAAATGGTTACCGGGTTTGAGGGGGGGCTCGGAGGAATCGCATTTCGGGTTATAATGCCTATTTTTGATCACGGGGAGTACATCGGTGCATTGGAATACGGTGTAGACAGCGGTTATTTTGTAGATCGAATCAAGCATTTGACCGGATCAGACAGTATGGTTCTGATACATAAGGACTGGTTCGGTGCGGCGGATAAGAAAAAATATACTGATGGAATCGGTCAATATTATTTCAGCAATGTATTGAACGAACGCAAAGAATTAATCTCCCGTTATGCCTTTAAAAATCCCTCTTTGGAACCCCGTCATATTGATTTAGAGGGCAACTCTTATGAAATCAACCCCTTATTCTTAAAAGATGCAAAAAATCGAAATTTAGGGATGATCATTGCCATTGACGATGTGACGGGGGTCAGTCAGAATACAGCAGATACTATCATTGATTCTCTAACGGTCACTGCGATTATGCTGATTGTACTGTGGGGATTAATCGAATACACATTCGGAGGACTGATCAAAAAAGTAAATTTGCAGGAACGGTATATTAAAACGATTCTCGATTCCCAAAAAAATATAGTTGTGGTAACAGACGGCAAAGCACTCATCTTTGCGAATCAAGCTTTTTATGATTATTTCGGATATCACTCACTGGATAAATTTAGAGATGATCATTCCTGTATCTGCGATTTTTTTGAATCGGGTGAATCGGATGAATATTTGCAGCCGAAAATTGACGGCCTGCTGTGGACCGATTATCTGATTCAATACGATATGAAAGAGCAGAAAGTCAAAATGACCGTCGGAGAGAAGACCTCCATTTTCACCGTACACGCAAAGCGGATGGAATACGCGGGTGAAATACGCCATGTTGTTGTTTTCACCGATATTACAAAGCTCAACCAATTGGCGACGCAGGATGTTTTGACCCAAGTCGCCAACCGGTTTCAATTCGATAATGTATTGGAACATTCGATCAGCTTGGCTCAAAGATATGGACGTACTTTATCGATTCTTTTGATCGACATTGATTTCTTTAAAGAGGTGAATGATACCTACGGCCATTTGATCGGTGATGACGTATTAAAAAAGTTAGCCCACACGTTGAATGAGGGAATTCGTAAAAGCGATGTGATAGCCCGATGGGGAGGGGAAGAGTTTGTAATTTTGCTTCCGGATAGCGAGCTCTCTTCAGCGCTGAAGCTGGCAGAAACTCTTCGTGCCAAGGTGGCTGAAACCGATTTTGAACCCGTTGTTAAAATCACATGTTCGATCGGTGTTGCGCGGTGGAATGAGGGGGAGAACAGCGATCAGCTTTTAAAACGTGTCGATGAAAAATTATATACGGCGAAAGAGAACGGAAGAAACAGGGTCGTTAGTTGA
- a CDS encoding response regulator, whose protein sequence is MKETILIIDDDSAIRKLLEVALDAAGYHPVTIATGKEGLNRAAIEAPALVLLDLGLPDMDGKEFLSQFREWSQSPVIVLSARSGEAEKIAALEGGCDDYLTKPFGTGELLARIKASLRRRGISMGDNTSGLISGNLSLDIASHTVMLNNEELKLTPKEFDLLKILMQNSGKVLTHAWLLKEIWGIGYQNETHYLRVFINQLRQKIETDSTRPKRIVTETGIGYRFVG, encoded by the coding sequence ATGAAAGAGACCATTTTAATCATCGACGATGACAGTGCCATTCGTAAACTGCTCGAAGTCGCACTGGATGCGGCAGGGTATCACCCGGTAACAATTGCAACGGGAAAAGAGGGATTAAACCGCGCCGCGATCGAAGCCCCCGCATTAGTATTGCTTGATCTTGGATTACCCGACATGGATGGGAAAGAGTTTCTCTCACAATTTCGTGAATGGAGCCAATCCCCCGTAATCGTCCTTTCTGCCCGCTCCGGTGAGGCTGAAAAAATAGCAGCACTGGAGGGGGGATGTGATGATTATCTCACCAAACCCTTTGGGACAGGTGAGCTACTAGCTCGTATCAAAGCTTCCCTCCGTCGTCGCGGTATCAGCATGGGAGATAATACTTCCGGTTTGATAAGCGGTAATCTCTCGTTGGATATTGCTTCGCACACAGTGATGTTGAATAATGAAGAGTTAAAACTCACCCCCAAAGAGTTTGACCTCCTCAAAATCCTGATGCAAAACAGCGGCAAGGTTCTCACCCACGCATGGCTTCTCAAAGAGATTTGGGGAATCGGGTATCAAAACGAAACCCATTATCTACGCGTTTTTATCAATCAGCTCCGTCAAAAGATCGAAACCGATTCCACCCGTCCGAAACGGATTGTGACCGAAACAGGAATTGGGTATCGGTTTGTCGGATAG
- a CDS encoding sensor histidine kinase: MHPIIPPFLLLIALALISKLFSQELELVNIGMIHLIPILYAAMRLGRRDTLIVSLGSVLSFNFFFIPPTFTFTVHDLRYLFSFVIMIVVGQIVSWLSARAAVAKELETSERLQETLLGSLSHELRTPLSAIMGASSGLLTEELDLNSEQKKELYHTIDNGAFRMRRLIDNLLDTARLQSGMLKLKIQECDIPELLGSTLSKTEHTFPATLTIKDTIGSVQGDAVLIEQALFNLLENAFKYGDAVNVTVENEPIGIKIRICNTGSIPPVHEASMAWKAFSRLSNVQGKEGIGLGLYVAYRIAQMHDGNVETMSDGVQFCATMRLPYRGEG; encoded by the coding sequence ATGCACCCGATTATCCCGCCCTTTTTGCTCTTGATTGCTCTTGCGCTGATCTCCAAACTCTTTAGTCAAGAGCTGGAGTTAGTCAACATAGGTATGATCCATCTCATTCCGATTCTCTATGCTGCGATGCGTTTAGGACGCAGAGATACGCTGATTGTCTCTTTGGGTTCGGTGCTATCTTTTAATTTCTTTTTTATCCCGCCAACCTTTACCTTCACCGTCCATGATTTGCGCTATCTCTTTAGTTTTGTGATTATGATTGTCGTCGGACAGATCGTATCATGGTTGAGTGCGCGAGCAGCCGTTGCCAAAGAGTTAGAGACATCCGAACGGCTCCAAGAGACACTTTTAGGCTCCCTCTCCCACGAATTGCGTACACCTCTTTCAGCGATTATGGGGGCATCATCGGGGTTACTTACTGAAGAACTGGATCTAAACAGTGAGCAAAAAAAAGAGCTTTATCATACGATTGACAACGGTGCTTTTAGGATGCGGCGGCTGATCGATAATCTTCTCGATACCGCACGGCTCCAAAGCGGTATGTTAAAACTCAAAATCCAAGAGTGCGATATCCCTGAACTTTTGGGAAGTACATTATCAAAAACAGAGCATACGTTCCCGGCAACGCTAACAATAAAGGATACTATTGGCTCAGTTCAAGGTGACGCTGTTTTGATCGAACAGGCACTCTTTAATCTGCTTGAAAATGCTTTTAAATACGGGGATGCAGTCAATGTAACAGTAGAAAATGAGCCGATAGGGATTAAGATTCGAATCTGCAATACAGGTTCTATTCCCCCCGTTCATGAAGCTTCAATGGCGTGGAAAGCTTTTTCGCGGTTGAGCAATGTCCAAGGAAAAGAGGGGATCGGATTGGGGTTGTATGTGGCATACCGAATCGCTCAAATGCACGATGGAAATGTGGAAACAATGAGCGATGGCGTACAATTTTGCGCAACGATGAGACTTCCGTATAGGGGTGAGGGATGA